A part of Methanobrevibacter sp. genomic DNA contains:
- a CDS encoding MJ0144 family RNA dihydrouridine synthase-like protein has protein sequence MAGITDADFLNKVIPYGFNVATLGGYSLDTPTIEASKKIIQRGRKEFDFPLDMIFNHIENEVGLIKKFHRNVKVSANVRSTNPQPIIEVGNIKKLDIVEINCHCRQNEILAIGCGQEMLKRDDLNKFISQIADNVSSEVSVKIRANVEGVDSLKIAKLVENAGADYLHVDAMKPGVFEADWQLLKEICNNVNIKVIGNNSVNSLENVKKMIDTGVNGFSIARSVISANLDFDITNF, from the coding sequence ATGGCAGGTATAACTGATGCTGATTTTTTAAATAAAGTTATTCCTTATGGATTTAATGTGGCTACTTTGGGAGGATATAGTTTAGACACTCCAACTATTGAAGCAAGTAAAAAAATCATTCAAAGGGGCAGGAAGGAATTTGATTTTCCTTTGGATATGATTTTTAATCATATTGAAAATGAAGTTGGTTTAATTAAGAAATTTCATCGGAATGTAAAAGTTTCAGCTAATGTGCGCTCAACAAATCCTCAGCCAATTATTGAAGTTGGAAACATTAAAAAATTGGATATTGTAGAGATTAATTGTCATTGTCGTCAAAATGAAATTTTAGCTATTGGTTGCGGACAAGAAATGTTGAAAAGAGATGATTTAAATAAATTCATTTCTCAAATTGCTGATAATGTTTCCAGTGAAGTTTCAGTTAAGATTAGAGCTAATGTTGAGGGTGTAGATTCTTTAAAAATCGCCAAGTTGGTTGAAAATGCAGGGGCCGATTATTTGCATGTTGATGCAATGAAACCGGGTGTTTTTGAAGCGGACTGGCAACTTTTAAAAGAAATTTGCAATAATGTAAATATTAAAGTTATTGGTAATAATTCTGTAAATTCGCTAGAAAATGTTAAAAAAATGATTGATACTGGTGTAAACGGATTTTCAATAGCTCGTTCGGTTATTTCTGCTAATTTGGACTTTGATATAACTAATTTTTAA
- the atwA gene encoding methyl coenzyme M reductase system, component A2: MDFITLKNITKNFDGVDVLKDINLKIAEGETLGILGRSGSGKSVLINMLRGTLDYKPDAGQVIFNIAVCPNCLAVDSPSHANEKCSCGATLEAKEVDFFNAERKLFASIKRRISIMLQRNFALYDEETVIENVMRAMPEGKEYDESIYDALELLEMVQMNHRITHIARDLSGGEKQRVVLARQLAKSPMMFLADEPTGTLDPQTAIKLHNTLKEGVKDEGITMLITSHWPEVMVELADNVIWLEDGRIKQEGNPQKVVDEFVATIPIPKKPEIPEFGEPEVILEDVKKHYYSIERGVVKAVDGVDLTINKDEIFGIVGLSGSGKTTTTRMLMGLTEPSGGNIQIKLGDDWIDMTKVGPLNRGRIMPYIGLLHQEYSLYPHRTILGNLTDAISLNLPAEFGKIKAIHALTTVGFSDDVAETILDKYPDQLSVGEKHRVALAQVLIKEPTLILLDEPTGTMDPITRVIVTDSILKARNELEQTFIIISHDMDFVLDVCDRAALMRGGKLLDIGTPEEIVDKLTADEKEDMLKER; this comes from the coding sequence ATGGATTTTATAACACTTAAAAATATTACTAAAAATTTTGATGGTGTTGATGTTCTTAAAGATATTAATTTAAAAATTGCTGAAGGTGAAACTTTAGGTATATTGGGGCGTAGTGGAAGTGGAAAGTCTGTTTTGATTAATATGCTCAGGGGTACGTTGGATTATAAACCTGATGCAGGTCAGGTTATCTTCAATATAGCTGTTTGTCCTAATTGTTTAGCAGTAGATTCACCGTCACATGCTAATGAAAAATGTAGTTGTGGTGCAACTTTAGAGGCAAAAGAAGTTGATTTCTTCAATGCTGAGAGAAAATTATTCGCAAGTATAAAAAGAAGAATTTCCATTATGCTGCAACGTAATTTTGCGTTATATGATGAGGAAACTGTTATCGAAAATGTAATGAGGGCAATGCCTGAAGGCAAAGAGTATGATGAAAGTATTTATGATGCTTTGGAGTTATTGGAAATGGTTCAGATGAACCACAGGATTACTCATATTGCTCGTGATTTAAGTGGTGGTGAAAAACAAAGGGTTGTACTTGCAAGGCAATTGGCTAAATCTCCAATGATGTTTTTAGCTGATGAACCGACAGGTACTTTGGATCCACAAACTGCGATTAAACTTCATAATACTTTGAAAGAGGGCGTTAAAGACGAAGGAATCACTATGTTAATTACTTCACATTGGCCTGAAGTAATGGTTGAATTGGCGGATAATGTAATTTGGCTGGAAGATGGCAGAATTAAGCAAGAAGGCAACCCTCAAAAAGTTGTAGATGAATTTGTAGCTACAATTCCAATTCCTAAAAAACCTGAAATTCCGGAATTCGGTGAACCGGAAGTAATTCTTGAAGATGTTAAAAAGCATTATTATTCCATTGAAAGGGGTGTTGTTAAAGCAGTTGACGGTGTAGATTTAACCATCAATAAAGATGAAATCTTTGGTATTGTAGGTTTAAGCGGTTCTGGAAAAACCACTACAACCAGGATGTTAATGGGACTAACTGAACCAAGTGGCGGAAATATACAGATTAAGCTTGGTGATGACTGGATTGATATGACTAAGGTAGGTCCTCTCAACCGTGGACGTATCATGCCGTATATTGGTTTATTACATCAGGAATATTCATTATATCCTCACAGAACTATTTTAGGTAACTTAACTGATGCAATTAGTTTAAATTTACCTGCTGAGTTTGGTAAAATTAAAGCAATTCATGCATTAACCACTGTCGGATTTTCAGATGATGTTGCAGAAACCATTCTTGATAAATATCCTGATCAGTTAAGTGTAGGTGAAAAACATAGGGTTGCTTTAGCACAAGTTTTAATTAAAGAACCTACTTTGATTCTTTTAGATGAACCGACAGGTACTATGGATCCTATTACCAGGGTTATTGTAACTGATTCCATATTAAAAGCCCGTAATGAATTAGAGCAAACATTCATTATCATTTCTCACGATATGGACTTTGTTTTGGATGTTTGTGATAGGGCTGCTTTAATGAGGGGCGGTAAACTCTTAGATATAGGAACTCCTGAAGAAATTGTTGATAAATTGACTGCTGATGAAAAAGAAGACATGCTTAAGGAAAGATAG
- a CDS encoding M48 family metallopeptidase — translation MKKQLIIDGITINLELKNIKNIYLRVIPPNGDVKLSAPSSISDEDLLEFIKSRREWILEKQTVILNSNIQPPLKYVTGEKHYLWGEAYTLKLIKNSTAKQVLADKENSILYLPTPSKNTIEKREEIMVKFYKSQLQEALHLVLDKCIKIVGKSPAEVKIRKMKNWGNCRWHDRTITLNLNLAKKDQTCLEYVLIHELCHLIEFNHGKKFKKLMDKFCPNWKKIKKELNE, via the coding sequence ATGAAAAAACAATTAATAATTGACGGCATCACCATTAATTTAGAGCTGAAAAATATAAAAAACATATATCTTCGGGTCATACCTCCGAATGGAGATGTTAAATTATCCGCTCCATCATCCATATCAGATGAGGATTTACTTGAATTTATAAAATCTCGAAGAGAATGGATTTTAGAAAAGCAGACAGTTATTTTAAACAGCAATATCCAGCCTCCCCTAAAATATGTAACCGGCGAAAAACACTATTTATGGGGTGAAGCATACACTTTAAAATTAATCAAAAACAGCACTGCAAAACAAGTATTGGCTGATAAAGAGAACTCTATTTTATACTTACCCACACCTTCCAAAAATACAATAGAAAAAAGAGAAGAGATAATGGTGAAATTTTATAAAAGCCAGCTTCAAGAAGCATTACATCTCGTTTTAGATAAATGCATAAAAATTGTTGGAAAATCCCCTGCGGAAGTTAAGATTAGAAAAATGAAAAATTGGGGCAACTGCAGATGGCATGATAGGACAATAACCCTGAATTTGAATTTGGCAAAAAAAGATCAGACCTGTTTAGAATATGTTCTAATTCATGAATTATGTCATTTAATAGAATTCAATCATGGGAAAAAGTTTAAAAAATTAATGGACAAATTTTGTCCAAATTGGAAAAAAATAAAAAAAGAATTGAATGAATAA
- a CDS encoding methanogenesis marker 9 domain-containing protein: MTWEDAPSHICRGGDARGLAFCCPPVKPCPVLNVLHEVNLTTQEYIEIKTQFARETRLGEGAGTCFGSLVWCCKPSKPCPLRDMTLKSMGMTHDEYLDLKKELSEKLVNVDKPAPDEKAEALAETFHVTKLEAMNVLTECNNDLRAAVKVLHTRSLETSD; encoded by the coding sequence ATGACTTGGGAAGATGCGCCGTCTCATATTTGTAGAGGAGGAGATGCTAGGGGGCTTGCTTTTTGTTGCCCACCAGTTAAACCATGTCCTGTTTTAAACGTATTGCATGAAGTTAATTTAACTACTCAGGAATATATTGAAATTAAGACTCAATTTGCTAGAGAAACCAGATTAGGTGAAGGGGCAGGTACTTGTTTCGGATCACTTGTATGGTGTTGTAAACCATCTAAACCATGCCCATTAAGAGACATGACATTAAAAAGTATGGGCATGACTCATGATGAATATCTGGACCTGAAAAAGGAATTGTCTGAAAAGTTGGTTAATGTTGACAAACCGGCTCCAGATGAAAAAGCTGAAGCATTAGCCGAAACATTCCATGTTACAAAACTTGAGGCTATGAATGTTTTAACTGAATGTAATAATGATTTAAGGGCAGCTGTAAAAGTTTTACATACAAGGTCTCTTGAAACTTCTGATTAA
- a CDS encoding bifunctional precorrin-2 dehydrogenase/sirohydrochlorin ferrochelatase, whose amino-acid sequence MDWTSLYLKTADLNIFILGAGEVATRRANKFLDHGANVRLVGNELSEELKSKGAVLYSVNDVDDLVKWADLVVVASGDKELSDYVCGIAQDKLVNRADFPQEGNVIVPTSFNIGDIEISIFTNGKSPLMARQLRKKIQSIITEEDILEIELQDYARSKLKKVISNQKKRRKFLYELFEDKKINDLIENNEIDEAKNHIDNLIRGLL is encoded by the coding sequence ATGGATTGGACTTCTCTTTATTTGAAAACTGCTGATTTGAATATTTTTATTTTAGGTGCTGGTGAGGTTGCAACTAGAAGGGCAAATAAATTTCTGGACCATGGAGCTAATGTAAGGCTGGTTGGAAATGAGTTGTCTGAAGAATTGAAATCCAAAGGTGCGGTTTTATATTCAGTTAATGATGTGGATGATTTGGTTAAATGGGCTGATTTGGTTGTAGTGGCCAGCGGCGATAAGGAGTTGTCTGATTATGTTTGTGGAATTGCTCAGGATAAACTTGTAAACAGGGCGGATTTTCCACAAGAGGGAAATGTGATTGTTCCAACAAGTTTTAATATTGGAGACATTGAAATCTCTATTTTTACCAATGGCAAAAGCCCTCTGATGGCCCGACAGCTTAGAAAAAAAATTCAATCAATCATTACAGAAGAGGATATTCTGGAAATCGAACTTCAAGATTATGCCCGAAGCAAACTGAAGAAAGTTATTTCAAATCAAAAGAAAAGGCGGAAATTTCTTTATGAACTCTTTGAAGATAAAAAAATCAATGATTTGATTGAGAATAATGAAATTGACGAAGCCAAAAATCATATTGACAATTTAATAAGGGGATTACTTTGA
- the hemA gene encoding glutamyl-tRNA reductase has product MILNLRVDHKIADIQSMEVISKEIDELFANLHEKYSIGEYVEISTCNRKEYYIHNDYIPEDEELLSHENMSIVIDYGQSAVMHLLRMTSGLESMIVGEDQILGQVKDAKHKAIKNRHCGKVLDLIFTKSIHVGRVVRNKTNINKGSVSIGSAAIDLAEKHIGCLDDKSVLVIGAGKMGKLVAKALAEKDLNAIFVANRTFYVAVELAKDLGGEAILFNDLEKYLATADLVISATSAPHPIITKERLLGIDMDYEDIMMVDIANPRDISDDVSDLGVKSFNIDDLREIADENTSRRLKEFGEAENIINNEFVLLKESFKIMSIDELLGNLRASMEEIREHETQKANAKLVDVDGSAKVLDNLTNSIVNKIFYDISKKVKEAAKEENEDIIAACEYIFN; this is encoded by the coding sequence TTGATACTAAATTTAAGAGTTGACCATAAAATTGCAGATATTCAATCTATGGAAGTTATTTCAAAAGAAATTGATGAATTGTTCGCCAATTTACATGAGAAATATTCAATCGGAGAATATGTTGAAATCAGCACATGCAATAGAAAGGAATATTATATTCACAATGATTACATTCCTGAAGATGAAGAGTTATTGTCTCATGAAAATATGAGTATTGTTATAGATTATGGCCAATCTGCAGTTATGCATCTGCTTAGGATGACTTCCGGTTTAGAATCAATGATTGTTGGTGAAGACCAGATTTTAGGTCAGGTAAAAGATGCGAAACATAAAGCTATAAAGAATCGCCATTGCGGCAAGGTTCTTGATTTGATTTTTACTAAATCAATTCATGTTGGCAGGGTTGTTAGAAATAAAACCAATATTAATAAAGGTTCAGTATCTATTGGTTCGGCAGCTATCGATTTGGCTGAAAAGCACATTGGCTGCTTGGATGATAAGTCTGTTTTGGTAATTGGTGCTGGAAAAATGGGTAAACTGGTTGCCAAAGCCCTTGCGGAGAAGGATTTGAATGCTATTTTTGTTGCAAACCGTACTTTTTATGTTGCTGTTGAACTTGCAAAAGACTTGGGCGGAGAAGCTATTCTATTCAATGATTTGGAAAAATATTTGGCCACTGCCGATTTAGTTATTAGCGCCACCAGTGCCCCCCATCCGATTATTACTAAGGAACGCCTTTTGGGAATTGACATGGATTATGAAGACATAATGATGGTGGATATTGCAAATCCTCGGGATATATCTGATGATGTTTCTGATTTGGGCGTTAAATCATTTAATATTGATGATTTAAGAGAAATTGCTGATGAAAACACTTCCCGCAGATTGAAGGAATTCGGTGAAGCTGAAAACATCATCAATAATGAGTTTGTTTTACTTAAAGAATCCTTTAAAATAATGAGTATTGATGAGTTGCTCGGTAACTTAAGAGCATCTATGGAAGAAATAAGAGAACATGAAACTCAAAAAGCTAATGCTAAGTTGGTTGATGTAGATGGCAGTGCAAAAGTTTTGGATAATTTAACAAATTCGATAGTGAATAAGATATTTTATGACATATCCAAAAAAGTTAAGGAAGCTGCAAAAGAAGAAAACGAGGATATAATCGCAGCCTGTGAGTATATTTTTAATTAA
- a CDS encoding AAA family ATPase, with protein MKSDNKKVEIKTTNQKQTVKETEDREYAECVILKPVGYPFEFNLMDEDIEITNKGLFEEYAREQWLGLVVRENSHLFDQKIVPDYGFEIIKAKPDNSIISENTRIKLITDELKDKKKITSIKTDIHISDIVGQVNAKNKVKVITKFLEDPEKFGPWAPNNILFYGPPGTGKTMLVKALANELEVPLYLIKATSLIGDHVGDSASKIHDLFKKASESSPSIIFIDEIDAIALHRSFQSIRGDVSEIVNSLLTEMDGINENKSVITIGATNNSNNLDYAIRSRFEEEIEFKLPDDEERLTILENNLKTFPLDYTLDLEKIVKITKGLSGRDIKEKILKTALHNAIANDSDIITMKNIDYAIKSTKIKNNEVKGMFE; from the coding sequence GTGAAAAGTGATAATAAAAAAGTTGAAATAAAAACAACTAATCAAAAACAGACAGTCAAAGAAACAGAAGATAGAGAATATGCCGAATGTGTCATTTTAAAACCTGTTGGCTATCCTTTTGAATTCAACTTAATGGATGAAGATATAGAAATTACAAACAAAGGATTATTTGAAGAATACGCACGTGAACAATGGTTAGGATTGGTTGTTCGTGAAAACTCACATTTATTTGATCAAAAAATCGTACCTGATTACGGTTTTGAAATTATAAAAGCAAAACCCGATAACTCCATAATATCTGAAAACACAAGAATCAAATTAATAACTGATGAATTAAAAGATAAAAAGAAAATAACTTCAATTAAAACAGATATTCATATTTCAGATATTGTTGGGCAGGTTAATGCTAAAAATAAAGTAAAAGTCATAACAAAATTCTTGGAGGACCCTGAAAAATTTGGTCCATGGGCTCCAAACAACATACTGTTTTACGGACCTCCAGGTACCGGCAAAACCATGCTTGTTAAAGCACTTGCCAACGAGCTTGAAGTTCCATTATATTTAATAAAAGCAACTTCATTAATCGGAGACCATGTCGGAGACAGTGCATCTAAAATTCATGATCTGTTTAAAAAAGCTAGTGAAAGCTCACCGTCAATAATTTTCATTGATGAAATTGACGCTATTGCACTGCACAGATCTTTCCAATCAATTAGGGGAGACGTTTCTGAAATTGTTAATTCACTTTTAACTGAAATGGACGGAATTAATGAAAATAAATCTGTAATAACTATTGGTGCAACCAATAACTCAAATAATTTGGATTATGCTATAAGAAGCAGGTTTGAAGAAGAAATTGAATTTAAATTACCTGATGATGAAGAGAGATTAACCATTTTAGAAAATAATTTAAAAACATTCCCATTGGATTATACACTGGATTTAGAAAAAATTGTTAAAATTACTAAAGGATTATCCGGAAGAGACATTAAAGAAAAAATATTAAAAACAGCTCTTCACAATGCAATCGCTAATGATAGCGACATAATCACCATGAAGAATATTGATTATGCTATAAAGTCAACTAAAATTAAAAATAATGAAGTCAAAGGAATGTTTGAATAA